In Polycladomyces zharkentensis, one DNA window encodes the following:
- a CDS encoding 3'-5' exonuclease has translation MAQSVPEKLPSTVTAGERLLFQVLRHFLPDDYIVYYEPDIQGMRPDFVLIGPDLGMVVLEVKDYTKNALHRLNPDQWFVQTSNGLTVRKSPLKQAREYAFRIASLLERDKSLIQLEGKYKHRLKFPYGYGVVMTRLTRQDLNQHALADVLNPKLCLTRDDIDPQSESFSPKDLLQKIKNMFVASFRHVPLSQKDIRTIRYHLFPEVRISAEYKPVRPLPGSRYALVELDDVKVMDLQQENLAKQIGDKHRLIRGVAGSGKTLILASRAKILAESHPDWHILVLCYNIALARFIDQMIQHKLRENIGELSADSMVTPPPNRGRITVRHFHQWLMEVFGISKDEQIPDVLKRLEKGVEHFPQYDAVLIDEGQDFSSEWLKLVVKLLNPETMSLLIVEDRAQTVYSRRRNFAQDIGLSFRGRSRVLKKNYRNTAPIIQMAWDFYQTHGLADHDQGDDMEVIPPESSQRPGDTPVIHKAASLSEELAWVAQQIERLHYEKRVPYEEIAVVYRYNNQSYPIVRLLQQHLKQRDIPYYWISESRDTKMNFNKDEAAVKICTIHSSKGLDFKAAFVAGVDSMPFHHQEVNPAQEASLLYIGMTRARDYLFVSYSGDSAFTPYFDRLLQQEPVRA, from the coding sequence ATGGCCCAAAGTGTACCTGAGAAGCTCCCTTCAACCGTCACCGCAGGTGAACGGCTATTGTTTCAAGTATTGCGTCACTTTTTACCCGACGATTACATTGTCTATTACGAACCGGACATCCAAGGCATGCGCCCGGACTTTGTCCTGATCGGCCCCGATCTGGGGATGGTTGTTCTGGAAGTGAAAGACTACACCAAAAATGCATTGCACCGATTGAATCCGGACCAATGGTTTGTCCAAACCTCCAACGGTTTGACTGTACGGAAAAGTCCGTTGAAACAAGCGAGGGAATATGCTTTTCGGATCGCCAGCCTGTTGGAGCGGGACAAAAGCTTGATACAACTGGAAGGAAAATACAAGCATCGTCTGAAATTTCCCTACGGTTACGGTGTCGTAATGACCCGTCTCACCCGACAGGATCTGAATCAACATGCCCTCGCGGATGTATTGAATCCAAAACTGTGCCTGACACGTGATGACATCGACCCGCAAAGTGAATCTTTCTCTCCCAAGGATCTGTTGCAAAAAATCAAAAACATGTTCGTTGCGTCGTTCCGGCATGTTCCCTTAAGTCAAAAGGACATCCGGACCATTCGTTATCATCTTTTTCCTGAAGTGCGAATCAGTGCGGAATATAAACCTGTCCGTCCATTACCCGGTTCCCGGTATGCACTGGTGGAACTGGACGATGTAAAAGTGATGGATCTCCAGCAGGAGAACCTGGCCAAACAGATCGGGGACAAACATCGATTGATTCGCGGCGTGGCGGGAAGTGGAAAAACGCTGATTCTGGCCAGTCGAGCCAAGATCCTGGCTGAGTCTCATCCGGATTGGCACATTCTCGTTTTGTGTTACAATATCGCTTTGGCTCGATTCATCGATCAAATGATCCAGCACAAATTGCGGGAAAATATCGGCGAACTCAGCGCAGATTCGATGGTAACCCCGCCCCCGAACCGCGGTCGAATCACGGTCCGACATTTTCACCAGTGGCTGATGGAGGTGTTCGGGATTTCGAAAGATGAACAAATCCCTGACGTTCTCAAACGCTTGGAAAAAGGTGTGGAGCATTTTCCCCAATATGACGCAGTGTTAATCGACGAAGGACAGGATTTTTCCAGCGAATGGTTGAAACTGGTGGTGAAACTGCTCAATCCGGAAACGATGTCCCTCTTGATCGTTGAGGATCGCGCCCAAACCGTCTACTCCCGCCGGAGAAACTTTGCTCAGGATATTGGTTTGAGCTTTCGGGGACGTTCCCGTGTTTTGAAGAAAAACTACCGCAACACCGCACCCATTATCCAGATGGCATGGGATTTTTATCAAACACACGGGTTGGCTGACCACGATCAGGGGGACGATATGGAGGTGATCCCTCCTGAAAGCTCTCAACGTCCCGGCGATACACCCGTCATTCACAAAGCGGCATCCCTCTCGGAAGAATTGGCATGGGTGGCACAACAGATCGAACGGTTGCACTATGAAAAACGGGTCCCTTACGAGGAGATCGCCGTTGTATATCGCTACAACAATCAATCATACCCGATTGTGCGGCTCCTTCAACAACACCTGAAACAAAGGGACATTCCCTATTACTGGATATCGGAAAGCAGAGACACCAAAATGAATTTCAACAAAGATGAAGCAGCTGTCAAGATCTGCACGATACACAGCAGCAAGGGACTGGACTTCAAGGCAGCTTTCGTGGCGGGCGTAGACAGTATGCCATTTCACCATCAAGAAGTCAATCCGGCCCAAGAAGCTTCCTTACTGTACATAGGGATGACAAGGGCCCGTGACTATTTGTTTGTATCCTACTCCGGAGACTCGGCCTTCACCCCGTATTTTGACCGGTTATTGCAACAGGAGCCAGTCAGGGCCTAG
- a CDS encoding TetR/AcrR family transcriptional regulator — MRHETIDLIFDAAVEVFAEYGFERAKVDDIAMKAGIAKGTIYYHFKSKEELFIALMNEGLEKMLDRAQIEMERAVSPREQLRRMLAAQVHFLIGHGTFTKLLLTEVWGSKERQQAFRTRIRQYTDLIEQVLRNGMNQGIFHLAHPNETAASIFGAVSVAVLHTIYRCQDQSGQMEAEISKIIDTLEHLLFTGITA; from the coding sequence ATGCGTCATGAAACGATTGATCTTATCTTCGATGCGGCCGTCGAAGTTTTTGCCGAATACGGATTTGAACGGGCAAAAGTGGACGATATCGCCATGAAGGCGGGCATCGCCAAAGGAACAATATACTATCATTTCAAAAGTAAGGAAGAACTTTTCATCGCTTTGATGAACGAAGGTTTGGAAAAAATGCTGGATCGCGCACAAATTGAGATGGAACGAGCGGTGTCACCTCGGGAGCAGCTTCGTCGCATGTTGGCGGCTCAAGTGCATTTTTTGATTGGACACGGGACGTTCACCAAGCTGTTGTTGACAGAAGTATGGGGGTCCAAGGAACGACAGCAGGCGTTTCGGACTCGCATCCGTCAATACACCGACCTGATTGAGCAGGTTTTGCGCAACGGAATGAATCAGGGCATATTCCATTTAGCCCATCCGAATGAAACAGCCGCTTCCATTTTTGGGGCCGTCAGCGTGGCGGTTTTGCACACGATTTATCGTTGTCAGGATCAATCGGGACAAATGGAGGCGGAAATCTCCAAAATCATTGACACTTTGGAACATCTGTTGTTTACGGGGATCACCGCTTGA
- a CDS encoding YhgE/Pip domain-containing protein: MRRKKTAWRWPKTYGLVNMWEKPGLRLGLLGIILVPVIYSFIYLWAFYDPYANVDRLPVAVVNEDQGAVTDGKAIRAGDDLVKELKKEKKLDWHFVSRKEMEKGFREDRYYFGVVIPRDFSRRAVSVNSAAPLKGELAFYIDEGKNFISSQIGRKAFLAMEGEIQRQLTEMYARGMLDKMKHSTQDLAKAADGAGTLADSTGQAASAGRKINSGVKQLEQGAQRLKQGGTQLDSGAQGLAQGAARAGDGAGQLAAGAERLNNGIHQLSQGIQRGAEGAAQLQEGARQVKDGLQEASRKVNDGLLPGSAQVADGSKKMEEGAEQAQATYQQLLKRYPWLKADPDGIKLAIILTGMRDGGQRLSAGADQLHQGVAHLNDGLSRLADGQDRVVQGTEQLHDGIVQQQAGAAQLASGSSQLAGKLRELQQGMANLISGIGQWRDGLGQWVDGQKQLTGGLSQLDEGTDRLSDGLTRITDGQIRLAHGLEEGTDKARDQLRGGDAKAKMMADPVDMKEDRLNPVPNYATALTPYFLSLSLWVGGLILFTILDLYRSPLEKQQRISWIAGGLIGVLQAVVATTALTRGLGISPQHPVGIYAFAILMSFVFIALNQMLVLLLNNVGRFLSILLLMLQLASSGGTYPVELLPAFFRHIHPYLPMTYSVEGLRAAVSTGDVSVLTRDAWILVGFGAGALLVVELYRVWQGFRLQRIKQAEAGV, encoded by the coding sequence ATGAGAAGAAAAAAAACCGCATGGAGATGGCCGAAAACGTACGGTCTGGTGAACATGTGGGAAAAACCTGGCTTGCGGTTGGGGTTGTTGGGAATTATCTTGGTTCCCGTCATTTACAGTTTTATTTATCTGTGGGCATTTTATGATCCTTATGCAAATGTGGACCGCCTCCCTGTCGCTGTGGTCAATGAAGATCAGGGAGCGGTGACGGATGGAAAGGCGATCCGTGCCGGTGATGATCTGGTCAAGGAATTGAAGAAGGAAAAAAAATTGGATTGGCATTTTGTTTCACGCAAAGAAATGGAGAAAGGCTTTCGGGAAGACCGCTATTATTTCGGTGTTGTCATTCCACGGGATTTTTCCCGCAGGGCGGTCAGTGTGAACAGTGCCGCTCCGTTGAAAGGGGAATTGGCGTTTTATATTGATGAAGGAAAAAACTTCATTTCCTCCCAAATCGGCCGCAAGGCTTTTTTGGCCATGGAAGGAGAAATCCAGCGACAATTGACGGAGATGTACGCTCGTGGGATGTTGGATAAAATGAAGCATTCCACCCAAGATTTGGCCAAAGCCGCCGATGGAGCCGGAACATTGGCCGATTCCACCGGGCAGGCCGCATCTGCCGGTCGAAAGATCAATTCGGGAGTCAAACAGTTGGAGCAGGGAGCGCAGCGATTGAAACAAGGCGGTACCCAGCTGGACAGCGGTGCACAAGGATTGGCCCAGGGCGCTGCCCGGGCTGGCGATGGAGCCGGTCAATTGGCTGCCGGAGCGGAACGCCTGAATAACGGAATCCATCAATTATCCCAAGGGATTCAACGGGGGGCGGAAGGAGCCGCCCAACTGCAAGAAGGTGCTCGGCAGGTGAAGGACGGTTTGCAGGAAGCCTCTCGGAAAGTAAACGACGGATTGTTGCCGGGTTCCGCGCAGGTAGCCGATGGAAGCAAAAAAATGGAGGAAGGAGCCGAACAGGCGCAAGCGACATACCAACAATTGCTCAAACGCTATCCTTGGCTGAAAGCAGACCCGGACGGCATCAAGCTGGCAATCATTTTGACGGGAATGCGCGATGGCGGACAGCGGTTGTCCGCTGGAGCCGATCAATTGCATCAGGGAGTGGCGCATTTAAATGACGGATTGAGCCGCTTGGCCGACGGTCAGGATCGTGTGGTTCAGGGAACCGAACAATTGCACGACGGGATCGTCCAACAACAAGCGGGTGCGGCGCAATTGGCGTCCGGATCGTCGCAATTGGCCGGGAAATTGCGTGAGCTTCAACAGGGAATGGCCAACCTGATCTCCGGTATCGGTCAATGGCGAGACGGACTCGGTCAATGGGTCGACGGTCAGAAACAGCTGACGGGCGGACTGTCCCAACTGGATGAAGGTACCGATCGGTTGAGCGACGGATTGACTCGTATCACGGATGGACAAATCCGATTGGCTCACGGATTGGAAGAGGGGACGGACAAAGCCCGCGACCAGTTGCGTGGGGGCGACGCCAAAGCCAAGATGATGGCCGATCCGGTCGATATGAAGGAAGACCGATTGAACCCGGTGCCCAACTATGCGACTGCCTTGACTCCGTATTTCCTGTCGCTTTCCCTGTGGGTGGGCGGCTTGATTCTGTTTACGATTCTGGATCTCTACCGGTCTCCGTTGGAGAAACAACAACGCATCTCCTGGATAGCGGGTGGACTGATCGGTGTCTTGCAAGCGGTCGTGGCTACCACTGCGCTGACGAGGGGGTTGGGGATTTCTCCGCAACATCCTGTGGGAATTTACGCGTTTGCGATCCTCATGTCGTTTGTGTTTATCGCGTTGAATCAAATGTTGGTACTGTTGTTGAACAACGTGGGCCGATTCTTGTCCATTTTGCTGTTGATGCTGCAATTGGCCTCCAGCGGAGGCACCTATCCCGTCGAGTTGTTGCCGGCCTTTTTCCGTCACATCCATCCCTACCTGCCGATGACCTATTCTGTGGAGGGACTGCGTGCCGCCGTTTCTACCGGAGATGTCAGCGTATTGACACGCGATGCCTGGATTTTGGTCGGATTTGGGGCAGGTGCTTTGCTGGTCGTGGAATTGTACCGCGTGTGGCAGGGATTTCGCCTGCAACGGATAAAACAAGCGGAAGCTGGCGTGTAG